A region of Bdellovibrio sp. ArHS DNA encodes the following proteins:
- a CDS encoding dienelactone hydrolase family protein, which yields MKGIASVLALWGFHLLATSTSLAAIKTETVEYKDGKTALEGHLAYNDDAKSTRPAVLIVHQWMGLTDYEKMRAQQLAEKGYVAFAIDIYGKGVRPTSAEEAGKTAGLYRSNDTKLYRQRIKAALDYIVKDKKVDVKNIVIIGYCFGGAGALEAARAGFPIKGAVSFHGGLKTPKPQETKNLKPKLLVLHGAIDPNVPRPEVEAFMDEMNNAKADYQFIAYSGAVHAFTQKEAGNDITKGVAYNEAADRRSWQAFMDFLNEVSPVTK from the coding sequence ATGAAAGGCATAGCTTCGGTACTTGCTCTATGGGGATTTCATTTATTAGCCACGTCAACATCGTTGGCAGCTATTAAAACTGAAACAGTGGAATACAAAGATGGCAAAACGGCGTTAGAAGGTCATCTGGCTTATAACGATGACGCGAAATCGACTCGTCCTGCCGTTTTGATTGTCCATCAATGGATGGGCCTGACGGACTATGAAAAGATGCGGGCGCAACAATTGGCGGAAAAAGGTTACGTCGCTTTCGCGATTGATATTTATGGAAAAGGGGTTCGTCCCACATCCGCCGAAGAGGCGGGTAAGACGGCGGGACTTTATCGCAGTAATGACACCAAACTTTATCGCCAAAGAATCAAAGCCGCTTTGGACTATATTGTAAAAGATAAAAAAGTGGATGTTAAAAACATAGTGATTATCGGTTATTGCTTTGGTGGCGCTGGTGCTTTGGAGGCCGCTCGTGCGGGCTTCCCAATCAAAGGCGCGGTGAGTTTTCATGGTGGCCTAAAAACTCCGAAACCGCAGGAGACAAAGAATCTTAAACCGAAACTTTTGGTTCTTCATGGAGCGATTGATCCCAATGTGCCTCGCCCGGAGGTGGAAGCTTTCATGGATGAAATGAATAACGCAAAGGCGGACTATCAGTTTATCGCGTACTCGGGTGCTGTGCATGCTTTTACACAAAAAGAGGCCGGCAATGACATTACAAAAGGCGTGGCCTATAACGAAGCTGCAGACCGCAGATCATGGCAGGCCTTTATGGACTTCCTGAATGAAGTCAGTCCTGTGACTAAATAG